Below is a genomic region from Dehalococcoidia bacterium.
TACCTCTGGTTCGACAAGGTGACGTATGACAAGGTAAAAGGCGCCTGAGGGCGGCCAGCGGTACGGCCCGGGCCCGGGCGGAGACATCCCGCCCGGGCCCCATTCTGCGCTTGTGAGGGCAGAGCGATATGGCGGAGCCAACCCACGCCGGACAGCTTTCTAACCTTCTCGCGCGCTTGCTCGCCACCTGCGGGCGGGCCATCGCGGACTTGACGGTGGAGGAGATGCACGACACGCACGGCGGGCGGGCCAACTGCATCGCCTTCGACGTCTGGCACGTTGTCCGCACGGCGGACAACGTCATTCACTTCGTGTTCGAGCGCGAGCAGCCGGTCTGGCTGAGCGCCGGCTTCCAGGAGAAATGGGGCCTGCCCAGGGTCTCTCAGGGCACGGGCATGGAGCCGCAGGAAGCTTTCGCGCTGCGCTTTCCCGAGCCGTCAGAGTTTCAGCGCTACATACAGGCAGTCTCAGAGGCCGTCGTGCCGAAGGTGGCGGCGATGAGCGATGCGTACCTCTCCTCCCTCGTGCGCATCGCGCCCTGGGGCGAGATCCCGCGCATGGAGGCGATTTCGCAGGTGTTGATCGCCCACGGCAACGGCCACCTCGGGCGCTGCGACCTGGCTCGCGCCCTCATAGGCAAGCCCGGGCTCGGTTACTAGCCGCCCCCTCAGCACGCCGCACGCGGGGCGGCGCCGTCCAGCGGCAGCTCGATCCTTACCAGGAGGCCGCCGCCAGGGCGGAGCAGGGCGCTGACCGAGCCGCCCTGCGCCTCCACCAGCCGCCGGGACACGGCGAGGCCCAGGCCGCTGCCCTTGGCGCCGCGCGCGCTCTCCGGCGAGCGGAAGAAGGGCTCGAAGATGCGGTCGAGGTCCTCCGCGGGCACGCCGGGTCCGCGGTCGCCTACCTCTACGACGTAAGCCCCTTGCCTCCGCGCCACGCTGACGTCGATCGGCGACTCGGGGGGACTGTACTTGTGCGCGTTCGAGATCAGGTTCGCGAGCACCTGGCGCAGCATCACGGGTTCGGCGAGCACGGTGCTCTCGTCGCAGTCCAGGTCGATCCTCCGCCCGCTCAGCTTCAGGTCATCCGCCAGCGACTGGACGACATCGCGGACGTCGACGGCGGTCTTTTCGATCTCGCCACTGAGCTCGGTCCGGGCGATTGTAAGCAGTTCCTCGATGATCTCCTTCAGCCGCTCGGACTCATCGACGACTGTCGCGAGGAGCTCCTGCTTCTCGTGGTCGTTCAGCCGGTCCGCGCGCGCCTGGAGGAGGCGGGCGCTGCCGTAGATCGAGGTGAGAGGCGAGCGCAGCTCGTGTGACACGAAGCCCACGAACTCGTCCTTCATCTGGTTGGAGCGACGGAGGTCGTCCTCCATCACCCGGCGCTCGTGGATGTCAGTCGTCGTGCCCACCCACTCGACGACCTCGCCCGCCTGGTTTCGCACCGGCACAGCGCGGTTAAGGTGCCAGCGATACTCCCCTGTCCGGCTGCGGAGGCGTATCTCAGCCTCGAAGGGCACGCCCTGCTTGACCGCCTGCAGCTGAGGCCCTCCAATCCGGCTCACGTCGTCAGGGTGCACCACCAGTTCGGCCACCTTGCGCCAGTTCGTCAGAGTGTCAGGGGTGATGCCGGTGTACTCGTAGAAGCTGCTACTGAACCAGGTCGGGACGCCACTTGGGTTAGCGTGGTAGACCATGGTAGGCACGGCCGCGATGAGCGAGTCGTAGCGCTGGACGGCCTGGCGGAGGTCGTCCAGGGATGCGGTGTCAGGCGTCGATCTGCCGGGCGGCAGCACCCCGGGGCCCTGTGAACTCATGTGGGTCAGGTCATCCCTTCGAATGGGACCGGCTCTCACTCGCAAGCTTACGGCTTAATTTCAAAATCGCACGTGACGGCGCCTCTCAGATCCATAACAACGCTCGCCCGCCCCAGACCGCGGGAAGAGCGGGCCAATTCGCAATGGTCTTGTAAAAGAGGGCGCCATGTGCCGTCCGAGGAATTGAGGCCCGGGGGTCTAGGTTAGTCCTGGACTCAGCGTCAGGAGGTACAGATGGCAAAGATCGAAAAGAGCATCGAGGTCGAAGTCCCGCTGGAGACGGCGTACAACCAGTGGACGCAGTTCGAGGAGTTCCCACGGTTCATGGAGGGCGTGCGTGAAGTCCGCCAGCTGGACGACGAACGCCTGGCCTGGGTAGCCGAAGTGGGCGGTGAGAGGAAGGAGTGGCTTGCCCGCATTACACGCCAGGTGCCCGACCAGGTCGTCGCCTGGGAGAGCGAAGGCGGCGTGCCCAACGCCGGCGTCGTGACCTTCCACCGGCTGGGCGGATCGCGGACGGAAGTCAGCGTCCAGATGGACTACGAACCCGAGGACCTCAAGGAGGAAGTCGGCGACAAGCTCGGCTTCGCCGCCCGCCGGGTCGAGGGAGACCTCAAGCGG
It encodes:
- a CDS encoding SRPBCC family protein; amino-acid sequence: MAKIEKSIEVEVPLETAYNQWTQFEEFPRFMEGVREVRQLDDERLAWVAEVGGERKEWLARITRQVPDQVVAWESEGGVPNAGVVTFHRLGGSRTEVSVQMDYEPEDLKEEVGDKLGFAARRVEGDLKRFKEFIEERGVETGAWRGRIGPEGVSGREPYEKKDYSAEGTFTPGEARTGPAEGRGPGEESPRAGSIERRDVGTGPETADTPLGDTREIGRRDDYGSEGSGGTHH
- a CDS encoding DinB family protein, which gives rise to MAEPTHAGQLSNLLARLLATCGRAIADLTVEEMHDTHGGRANCIAFDVWHVVRTADNVIHFVFEREQPVWLSAGFQEKWGLPRVSQGTGMEPQEAFALRFPEPSEFQRYIQAVSEAVVPKVAAMSDAYLSSLVRIAPWGEIPRMEAISQVLIAHGNGHLGRCDLARALIGKPGLGY
- a CDS encoding PAS domain-containing sensor histidine kinase, encoding MSSQGPGVLPPGRSTPDTASLDDLRQAVQRYDSLIAAVPTMVYHANPSGVPTWFSSSFYEYTGITPDTLTNWRKVAELVVHPDDVSRIGGPQLQAVKQGVPFEAEIRLRSRTGEYRWHLNRAVPVRNQAGEVVEWVGTTTDIHERRVMEDDLRRSNQMKDEFVGFVSHELRSPLTSIYGSARLLQARADRLNDHEKQELLATVVDESERLKEIIEELLTIARTELSGEIEKTAVDVRDVVQSLADDLKLSGRRIDLDCDESTVLAEPVMLRQVLANLISNAHKYSPPESPIDVSVARRQGAYVVEVGDRGPGVPAEDLDRIFEPFFRSPESARGAKGSGLGLAVSRRLVEAQGGSVSALLRPGGGLLVRIELPLDGAAPRAAC